A single region of the Candidatus Kryptoniota bacterium genome encodes:
- a CDS encoding amidohydrolase family protein has protein sequence MIENAGKITADGGVIVDNGRIVDIGTFDQVHKEAGSLPVRDYDGIICPGLINAHTHLELSNFKRLRHEDFVDWVMKLVDARSTVVPEETIKECGDAKKRAESQGTSFFVNVGNSLDVNNSLGTNQLFQYEQIGINSTSADTVFDHAAQNLALSKVDSALAIHAPYSVSPELMRKIKSYNNSSGHITSIHLAETPEELEFVRTGKGRMTDLLNKRVGKWSFTPAGVTPIEYVNSLGILDERTICVHCVFTDNDDINILRDRECAVSVCIRSNRELSGQLPPVAKLVKNGVRLLIGTDSTASSPSINMFEEVAAFFSEFGNVAEPSEILAMATSDAARFLGIESAYGSLKPGSRSSVVFLPFDGYESEAIEFVLSEGYKNSGMICD, from the coding sequence GTGATCGAGAACGCCGGTAAAATCACAGCTGATGGCGGGGTGATAGTCGATAACGGAAGGATTGTGGACATAGGAACCTTCGATCAGGTTCACAAGGAGGCGGGCAGTTTGCCGGTGAGAGATTATGACGGAATCATCTGCCCCGGACTCATCAATGCTCACACGCATCTCGAACTTTCCAATTTCAAGCGACTCCGGCACGAGGATTTTGTCGACTGGGTAATGAAGTTGGTCGACGCAAGATCGACAGTCGTCCCTGAGGAAACGATAAAGGAATGCGGCGATGCCAAGAAGAGAGCGGAGTCGCAAGGGACTTCATTCTTCGTGAATGTCGGCAACTCCCTCGATGTCAATAATTCTCTCGGCACTAATCAGTTGTTCCAGTACGAACAGATCGGGATAAACAGTACGAGTGCGGATACAGTCTTCGATCACGCGGCGCAGAACCTGGCATTGTCCAAAGTCGATTCAGCTCTTGCGATCCACGCGCCGTATTCTGTCTCACCCGAGTTGATGAGGAAGATAAAATCATATAACAATTCGTCCGGTCACATTACGTCGATCCACCTCGCCGAGACGCCGGAAGAGCTGGAGTTCGTCCGTACCGGAAAAGGAAGAATGACCGACCTTCTCAACAAGAGAGTTGGTAAATGGAGCTTTACCCCCGCCGGAGTGACTCCCATCGAATACGTGAACTCGCTCGGCATTCTTGACGAGAGAACGATCTGTGTGCACTGTGTATTCACCGATAATGATGACATAAACATATTGAGGGACAGGGAATGCGCCGTGTCGGTGTGCATCAGGAGCAACCGCGAACTTTCCGGTCAGCTCCCGCCTGTCGCAAAGTTAGTCAAGAACGGGGTAAGGCTTCTTATCGGTACCGACAGCACTGCCAGCTCGCCGTCAATCAACATGTTCGAAGAGGTCGCCGCTTTCTTCAGCGAATTTGGAAACGTGGCGGAGCCGTCAGAGATATTGGCGATGGCGACATCCGACGCCGCGAGGTTTCTCGGGATCGAGTCGGCTTACGGCTCGCTCAAACCGGGCAGCCGCTCGTCCGTGGTATTCCTTCCATTCGATGGATACGAGTCCGAAGCGATTGAGTTTGTCCTGTCGGAGGGTTACAAAAACTCCGGAATGATTTGCGATTGA
- a CDS encoding MFS transporter, translating into MARLSSRVRKHFKSLRHYNYRLYWISQLISVTGTWMQNVALAWYVVTLTGSAVALGTVTALQFLPILVLSLFAGVFIDRLPKRKILLVTQSISAIQAFILWIIVALRVATLGEIYFLALLIGLVNAFDQPGRQAFVAEMVPDEDVGNAIALNSLVFNAARTVGPAIAGITIALVGVAPSFLINGISFLAIIVAILLMKKSQLRNFYSKVDITLKQGLKEGISFAVNEPAIASILIVLIFIGTFGYNFNTVLPLLVKFVLKGGPKMFGVLTSALGVGSMIGALNVAGRQKPTRKFIYSFALVFTIMDIAISFSRSYILTIIFIVVLGIASISYIASTNTSLQMNSPLHLRGRIMALYVMIFAGSTPIGALFTGFVAELLGTAVMIFIEGSLCLAGIACGLLYVRKRIPKIQKRKEEVPHANGTS; encoded by the coding sequence ATGGCGCGCCTGTCTTCGCGCGTCCGTAAACACTTCAAGTCCCTCAGACATTACAACTACCGGCTTTACTGGATCTCCCAGCTCATCTCTGTGACCGGGACGTGGATGCAGAACGTCGCGCTCGCGTGGTACGTCGTCACTCTAACCGGATCTGCCGTCGCGCTCGGAACTGTTACTGCACTCCAGTTCTTGCCGATTCTCGTTCTGTCTCTTTTTGCCGGCGTATTCATTGATCGGCTGCCAAAGAGAAAAATACTTTTGGTGACTCAGTCCATTTCCGCGATTCAGGCGTTCATATTGTGGATCATTGTTGCACTTAGAGTCGCGACGCTCGGTGAAATATATTTCCTCGCGCTTCTAATTGGCCTTGTCAACGCATTCGACCAGCCGGGGAGACAGGCGTTCGTCGCCGAGATGGTGCCCGATGAAGATGTCGGAAACGCTATCGCCCTTAACTCTCTCGTTTTCAACGCGGCCAGGACAGTTGGTCCGGCCATCGCAGGAATAACGATCGCACTCGTGGGAGTCGCACCGAGTTTTCTCATTAACGGTATAAGTTTTCTGGCTATCATAGTGGCAATCTTACTCATGAAGAAATCTCAGTTGAGAAATTTCTACTCGAAGGTAGACATCACTTTGAAGCAGGGTTTGAAAGAAGGGATCTCTTTTGCGGTAAACGAGCCGGCAATCGCATCGATACTGATTGTATTGATTTTCATTGGGACGTTCGGATACAATTTCAACACTGTACTCCCTCTTCTTGTGAAGTTCGTGCTGAAAGGCGGCCCCAAAATGTTCGGCGTCCTGACCTCGGCGCTTGGAGTCGGATCGATGATCGGAGCACTTAACGTGGCGGGCAGACAGAAGCCGACACGCAAATTCATTTACTCGTTCGCGCTCGTCTTTACGATTATGGATATCGCGATCTCTTTTTCAAGATCTTACATTCTAACAATTATATTCATAGTGGTTCTGGGCATCGCAAGCATATCATATATCGCCTCAACTAACACCTCTCTGCAAATGAACAGCCCGCTTCATCTTCGTGGCAGGATAATGGCTCTTTACGTGATGATTTTCGCGGGAAGCACTCCAATCGGGGCACTCTTCACGGGGTTTGTCGCTGAGCTGCTGGGAACCGCCGTGATGATATTCATCGAAGGTTCGTTGTGCCTGGCGGGAATAGCTTGCGGATTGTTGTATGTGAGGAAAAGGATTCCGAAAATTCAGAAGAGAAAAGAGGAGGTCCCACATGCTAACGGGACCTCCTGA
- a CDS encoding periplasmic heavy metal sensor: MKSKFLVLVLSALAIAGTAWAQDSSMQKGPMRMWRSHTAGSQLKLTDSQKKDIQKIRFDLMQKQIDVRAKLSHARLDYGQLASADNPDAGALSDKIDEIAKLQTDLKKNMLDGWFAVNKLLTPDQQKIWKKVLEHPAMAMRRMRTQRVIMNRRSGQGPMSGEMMMGGTNSMSEDAPMMDIGTMADMWGMSDLDPLLDEDPLMSMPMLFDRESPVDPGDMQMDGPVIQRDDQQDPDQ, translated from the coding sequence ATGAAATCAAAATTCTTAGTTCTGGTGTTAAGTGCATTGGCGATAGCCGGAACGGCCTGGGCACAGGATTCAAGCATGCAAAAGGGACCCATGCGCATGTGGCGGTCGCACACGGCAGGGTCTCAGCTAAAGTTGACCGATTCGCAAAAGAAGGATATTCAGAAAATCAGGTTTGACCTGATGCAGAAGCAGATCGATGTGCGGGCAAAGCTGAGCCACGCGCGGCTCGATTACGGACAGCTCGCGTCCGCGGACAATCCCGACGCAGGGGCACTGAGCGACAAGATTGACGAGATTGCAAAACTTCAGACCGATTTGAAGAAGAACATGCTCGACGGCTGGTTTGCTGTGAACAAGCTTTTGACACCTGACCAGCAGAAAATCTGGAAGAAAGTACTTGAGCACCCCGCCATGGCGATGCGCCGCATGAGAACGCAGAGGGTGATCATGAACCGTCGCAGCGGACAGGGACCGATGAGCGGTGAAATGATGATGGGCGGCACCAATTCGATGAGCGAAGACGCACCCATGATGGACATCGGGACGATGGCAGATATGTGGGGAATGTCTGACCTGGATCCGTTACTTGACGAGGACCCGCTTATGAGCATGCCGATGTTATTCGACAGGGAATCGCCTGTAGATCCGGGTGACATGCAGATGGATGGACCTGTTATCCAGCGCGACGATCAGCAGGACCCTGACCAGTAA
- the tgt gene encoding tRNA guanosine(34) transglycosylase Tgt — translation MLDFKLTKRDSSSKARAGIIRTSHGSIRTPVFMPVGTRASVKAVEQRELLEINAQIILGNTYHLFQRPGVEVLTKLGGLHSFMSWPRPILTDSGGFQILSLSELRKLSHEGVEFRSHIDGTYYFFSPEKIIEVERQIGADFIMVLDECAPYPADKEYVTKSIELTYSWAMRCRESFAASTPLYGYDQYLLAIVQGGTHLDLREKSARDLVASDFDAYAIGGLAVGEPVEELYHVTDFVTDLLPEAKPRYLMGVGTPENLLESVERGVDMFDCVMPTRNGRNAQAFTAEGTINIKNAVYKLDEAPLCGECDCYACKNFSRAYIRHLFNVDEILGLQLVSLHNLRFFISLMEKARVAIMEDRFAEFKSGTLAELNTKKMEEI, via the coding sequence ATGCTAGATTTCAAATTGACAAAAAGAGATTCCTCAAGCAAAGCGAGAGCCGGTATCATCCGGACGAGTCACGGCTCGATTCGGACGCCCGTCTTCATGCCGGTGGGCACCCGAGCGAGCGTGAAGGCAGTCGAACAGCGGGAACTTCTCGAGATAAACGCGCAGATCATTTTGGGAAATACGTATCATCTATTCCAAAGGCCAGGGGTCGAAGTCCTGACTAAACTCGGCGGACTCCACTCGTTCATGTCCTGGCCACGGCCGATTCTAACGGACAGCGGTGGGTTCCAGATCCTGAGTCTTTCTGAGCTCCGTAAACTCTCTCATGAAGGCGTCGAGTTCAGGTCCCACATCGACGGGACATATTATTTCTTCTCACCGGAAAAGATAATCGAGGTCGAGAGACAGATCGGCGCAGACTTCATCATGGTACTCGACGAGTGCGCACCGTACCCGGCGGACAAAGAGTATGTCACAAAGAGCATCGAGCTCACTTACAGCTGGGCGATGAGATGCAGGGAGTCGTTCGCGGCTTCGACGCCGCTCTACGGTTATGACCAGTATCTCCTTGCCATCGTTCAGGGCGGAACCCACCTTGACTTGAGAGAGAAAAGCGCGCGAGACCTCGTCGCTTCCGATTTCGACGCCTACGCAATCGGAGGACTGGCTGTCGGCGAGCCGGTGGAAGAGTTGTACCATGTTACAGATTTCGTCACGGACCTCCTTCCTGAAGCCAAGCCTCGTTATCTGATGGGAGTCGGAACCCCGGAAAACCTTCTTGAATCGGTCGAGAGGGGAGTCGACATGTTCGACTGCGTCATGCCGACGCGCAACGGACGAAACGCGCAGGCGTTCACCGCCGAAGGAACGATTAACATAAAGAATGCGGTTTATAAGTTGGATGAGGCGCCGTTGTGTGGGGAGTGTGACTGTTACGCCTGCAAGAATTTCTCTCGCGCGTACATTCGGCACCTTTTTAACGTGGACGAGATACTCGGGTTACAGCTTGTCTCCTTACATAATTTGCGATTTTTCATTAGTTTAATGGAGAAAGCGCGGGTCGCGATAATGGAAGACCGCTTTGCGGAATTCAAATCCGGCACACTCGCTGAATTGAACACAAAGAAAATGGAGGAAATTTGA
- the yajC gene encoding preprotein translocase subunit YajC, which translates to MNSLLLGFMAPAQGGDGGGGMISTVIMFALIIFIFYFMIIRPQSKRQKERQKMLEAMKKGDKVVTSGGIHGKIVGMEDKAVLVEIADNVKVKVEKSAVSAILPE; encoded by the coding sequence TTGAACAGCTTACTTCTTGGTTTCATGGCACCGGCTCAGGGCGGAGACGGCGGCGGAGGTATGATAAGCACCGTGATTATGTTCGCGCTTATCATTTTCATTTTTTATTTCATGATCATCCGTCCCCAGAGCAAGCGGCAGAAAGAGCGTCAGAAAATGCTCGAGGCGATGAAGAAGGGTGACAAGGTTGTCACGAGCGGCGGCATCCACGGAAAGATCGTCGGCATGGAAGACAAGGCGGTCCTCGTGGAAATTGCCGACAACGTAAAAGTTAAAGTGGAGAAATCGGCGGTATCGGCGATCCTGCCTGAGTAA
- a CDS encoding class IV adenylate cyclase has product MPKNLEFKARIKEPAELEKVLRSGKAEFIGVIEQKDTYFKISGGRLKIREASDRNPELIYYNRNESSSSGMESTYDVLPLKDTKLKEILSEGLGVKVVVEKKRTLLMYKNARIHIDDVVGLGSFIEFEVVSNGDDNGDRELLDLLKRLAAPFVLEAIAKSYSDLMEGQSDLLSLGGVRPSGPI; this is encoded by the coding sequence ATGCCCAAGAACCTCGAGTTCAAGGCAAGAATCAAAGAGCCGGCAGAACTCGAGAAAGTTCTTCGATCGGGCAAGGCTGAATTCATAGGGGTAATAGAACAAAAAGACACCTACTTCAAAATATCCGGCGGGAGACTCAAGATTCGTGAAGCCAGCGACCGTAATCCGGAACTGATCTACTACAACAGAAACGAATCATCGTCGAGCGGAATGGAAAGCACATACGATGTTCTTCCCTTGAAGGACACAAAGTTGAAGGAAATTTTGTCCGAAGGGCTCGGAGTGAAAGTCGTAGTGGAGAAAAAGCGAACGCTCCTCATGTACAAGAACGCTCGGATACACATAGACGATGTCGTGGGGCTGGGGAGTTTTATAGAGTTCGAAGTGGTGTCGAATGGCGACGATAATGGAGACAGAGAGCTTCTTGATCTCTTGAAGCGACTCGCCGCGCCGTTTGTGCTGGAGGCAATAGCGAAGTCATACAGCGATTTGATGGAAGGGCAATCGGATCTCTTGTCTCTGGGAGGAGTCCGTCCATCCGGCCCAATATGA
- the greA gene encoding transcription elongation factor GreA has protein sequence MSNNSIYLTKEKLVELEAQLKDMKVNGRQEAARKIAEARGHGDLSENSEYDAAKEEMQMLELRISQLEQTLTRVRVMDPTEVRTDKVYIFCKVQLLDMLSNKKIEYQLVSTEEADLAQGKISTDSPIGKSLLGKVVGDVVSVKVPAGMKQYKILQIGR, from the coding sequence ATGTCAAATAATTCAATTTATTTGACAAAAGAAAAACTCGTGGAACTCGAAGCGCAGTTGAAGGACATGAAAGTAAACGGGCGGCAGGAAGCCGCACGGAAGATAGCGGAAGCTAGGGGTCACGGAGACCTGTCCGAAAATTCCGAATACGATGCGGCGAAAGAGGAAATGCAGATGCTGGAGCTTCGTATCTCGCAGCTCGAGCAGACGCTGACTCGCGTGCGCGTGATGGATCCGACGGAAGTGCGCACGGACAAGGTTTACATTTTTTGCAAAGTCCAGCTTCTCGACATGCTTTCGAATAAGAAGATAGAATACCAGCTTGTGTCGACGGAAGAAGCGGATCTGGCGCAGGGAAAGATTTCCACGGATTCGCCGATCGGAAAGAGCCTGCTGGGGAAAGTAGTGGGCGATGTGGTGAGCGTGAAAGTTCCTGCGGGGATGAAGCAATACAAGATTCTTCAAATCGGAAGATGA
- a CDS encoding YgaP-like transmembrane domain, with product MSNLREAFNRSGFSRFINSPAGRVFRVVAGLAFLVVGFFYRDHLLGVLSMVWGIFPLSAGSFDICYISAVLGGPISGEKIRSAHKPE from the coding sequence ATGAGCAATCTCAGAGAAGCTTTCAACCGATCAGGGTTCTCGCGATTCATTAATAGTCCGGCGGGCCGCGTCTTTCGAGTGGTTGCTGGCCTTGCATTTCTCGTTGTCGGCTTTTTCTATAGAGATCATTTACTCGGTGTGCTTTCAATGGTGTGGGGCATCTTCCCGTTGAGCGCCGGATCGTTTGACATCTGTTACATCAGTGCTGTGCTGGGCGGCCCTATATCCGGCGAAAAAATCCGAAGTGCACACAAGCCCGAATGA
- a CDS encoding bifunctional 3,4-dihydroxy-2-butanone-4-phosphate synthase/GTP cyclohydrolase II: protein MSQFDNIESAIEDIRQGKIVIVVDDEERENEGDFLLAAEKVTPHAVNFLAKHGRGIICVALLPERVRQLGLDMMVDTNTSLHQTAFTVSVDAVRGTTTGVSAADRSTTVLALVNPGTVPTDLARPGHIFPLRAMEEGVLRRAGHTEAAIDLARLASLYPGGVLCEILNDDGTMARVPQLKKIAKEFGLHIVTIRDLIGYRMQREKLVKKIVVTRLPTRYGDFNLHLYQGIIDKKEHLALVKGEIDESKPVLVRVHSECLTGDVFASLRCDCGEQLHYAMRAVEKEGSGVVLYMRQEGRGIGLVNKLKAYRLQDDGVDTVEANEKLGFKADLRDYGIGAQILVDLGIRRMRLMTNNPKKIIGLEGYGLEVVERVPIEIEPNEINHKYLETKRDKLGHLIPNL from the coding sequence ATGTCCCAGTTCGACAATATCGAATCCGCAATAGAAGACATCCGGCAAGGAAAAATTGTCATCGTCGTGGATGACGAAGAGAGAGAGAACGAAGGCGACTTCCTCCTCGCTGCGGAGAAGGTTACGCCTCACGCCGTCAATTTCCTCGCGAAACACGGACGCGGAATTATTTGTGTCGCCCTTTTGCCGGAGCGAGTCAGGCAGCTCGGGCTCGACATGATGGTGGACACGAACACGTCGCTTCACCAAACTGCGTTCACGGTGAGCGTGGATGCGGTGCGAGGGACAACCACCGGAGTGTCTGCGGCGGACAGGTCAACGACGGTACTGGCGCTGGTAAACCCGGGCACGGTCCCCACAGACCTTGCTCGGCCAGGTCACATTTTCCCCTTGCGAGCAATGGAAGAGGGAGTGTTGAGACGCGCAGGTCATACGGAGGCGGCAATCGACCTGGCGAGACTTGCGTCGCTTTATCCTGGGGGAGTTCTCTGCGAAATATTGAACGACGACGGGACAATGGCACGCGTGCCGCAGCTCAAGAAGATCGCGAAAGAGTTCGGCCTACACATCGTTACCATTAGGGACCTGATCGGGTACCGGATGCAGCGCGAGAAGCTGGTGAAGAAGATAGTTGTAACGAGACTCCCGACTCGGTACGGTGACTTCAACCTACATCTGTACCAGGGTATCATCGACAAGAAAGAACATCTCGCACTCGTCAAGGGTGAGATCGATGAGAGCAAGCCGGTGCTGGTACGTGTCCATTCGGAATGTCTTACCGGCGACGTCTTCGCCTCATTGAGGTGCGATTGCGGCGAACAGCTCCACTATGCGATGAGGGCGGTAGAGAAAGAAGGATCCGGAGTCGTGCTCTACATGCGGCAGGAAGGCCGGGGGATCGGCCTCGTAAACAAACTGAAAGCCTACAGGCTCCAGGACGACGGTGTCGATACGGTGGAAGCCAACGAGAAGCTCGGGTTCAAAGCTGATCTCCGGGATTATGGTATCGGCGCGCAGATCCTGGTGGACCTCGGAATCAGGCGGATGAGGCTAATGACGAACAATCCCAAGAAGATAATCGGTCTTGAGGGGTACGGGCTGGAAGTGGTCGAGCGGGTGCCGATCGAAATCGAGCCAAATGAGATAAATCACAAGTATCTTGAGACAAAGCGAGATAAATTAGGCCACCTCATCCCGAATCTCTGA
- a CDS encoding NAD(P)/FAD-dependent oxidoreductase — translation MGQQDEIFDVTIIGGGPVGLYGAFYAGLRVMKTKILDALPELGGQLVALYPEKYIYDVAGFPRILAKELAKNLIEQALMFDPTVCSGEKVVTLKSPAPGGVFELFTDKGNAHYTKSVILTAGIGAFKPKKLDARGIDTFEDHGVYYFVTDKSVFKDKEILIVGGGDSAVDWALNLLDTAKKITLIHRRDEFRAHEESVRELMSSPVVVRTFHELKSISGNSSPEEAVICDNRTREESKLKVEAVVLNLGFHADIGPVKEWGLELEKGGIKVNHKMETNIVGIFAAGDVASHPGKLKLISTGFGEVATAVNFAKNLLDPASRIYPGHSSDMDKLSAAKNRV, via the coding sequence ATGGGTCAGCAAGACGAAATATTTGATGTGACCATCATAGGCGGAGGTCCGGTTGGACTCTATGGCGCTTTTTACGCCGGGCTGCGCGTGATGAAGACGAAGATACTCGACGCGCTCCCTGAACTCGGCGGACAACTGGTCGCACTCTATCCGGAAAAATACATTTACGACGTGGCTGGATTTCCGAGGATTCTCGCGAAGGAGCTTGCGAAAAACCTGATCGAACAGGCTTTGATGTTCGACCCGACTGTCTGTTCAGGTGAAAAGGTCGTGACCCTCAAGAGCCCGGCTCCGGGAGGCGTGTTCGAACTCTTTACCGACAAAGGGAATGCACATTACACAAAATCTGTCATACTCACCGCAGGCATCGGCGCATTCAAGCCGAAGAAACTCGATGCACGGGGCATCGACACGTTCGAGGACCACGGCGTTTACTATTTCGTTACCGACAAGAGTGTCTTCAAGGATAAGGAGATCCTGATAGTTGGCGGCGGAGACTCCGCGGTCGACTGGGCGCTCAATCTCCTCGACACTGCAAAGAAGATCACGCTCATTCACAGGCGCGACGAGTTTCGTGCGCACGAAGAGAGTGTCAGGGAACTCATGTCGTCACCGGTGGTCGTGAGGACTTTTCACGAATTGAAATCGATAAGCGGCAACTCGTCACCGGAAGAAGCGGTTATTTGTGATAACAGGACTCGCGAGGAATCGAAGTTGAAAGTGGAGGCGGTTGTTCTGAACCTCGGCTTTCATGCCGACATCGGTCCCGTGAAGGAGTGGGGCCTGGAGCTCGAGAAGGGCGGCATCAAAGTGAATCACAAAATGGAGACTAACATCGTCGGCATTTTCGCAGCCGGAGATGTTGCCTCTCATCCCGGGAAATTGAAGCTCATCAGCACCGGATTCGGTGAAGTAGCGACTGCGGTGAACTTCGCGAAGAACCTCCTCGATCCGGCATCGAGGATTTATCCCGGTCATTCGAGCGACATGGACAAATTGTCCGCTGCGAAGAACCGCGTCTAG